Proteins encoded by one window of Vigna radiata var. radiata cultivar VC1973A chromosome 5, Vradiata_ver6, whole genome shotgun sequence:
- the LOC106759967 gene encoding ribosomal L1 domain-containing protein 1 → MASENLNPVTVTKAIDALLKWRRSQSETQKPKLFDQDEEFVYLVVTLKKIPAKSRVNPYKIPLPHSLFSQFSEQCLILDDRPNKARVTKAQAQAKVQSESIPIAKILKLSKLASDYRAFEAKRKLCDSYDLFFAEKNIVPLLPRLLGKQFFKKRKLPVPVDLKKSNWKEQVERACSSAMLFMRTGTCSVVRVAKVGMERDSIVENVMAAVEGIVEVVPKKWGNVRSLHLKLLESVALPVYQVVPDLKLRIEGANEQAEIKEKKKKRKNDEEVRESAKKKGRIHEVRYMDENGGEDEIENELTSDDGGGDDNVDEKRKRGVSSVLNGEKRLKKSSGVKEKRKKGKSESELVAEDKESSAKDKKKKVKSGSELVIRDEESGVKKTKKGELKKMKTGEVKVKAVKSVKAKKSKKA, encoded by the coding sequence ATGGCTTCCGAGAACCTAAACCCCGTCACAGTCACCAAAGCCATAGACGCGCTTCTCAAATGGCGTCGCTCCCAATCGGAGACTCAAAAGCCCAAACTCTTCGATCAAGACGAAGAATTTGTGTACCTCGTCGTAACGCTGAAGAAGATTCCGGCGAAATCTCGCGTTAACCCTTACAAGATCCCTCTCCCACACTCCCTGTTCTCGCAGTTCTCAGAACAGTGTCTCATCCTCGACGACCGGCCCAACAAGGCCCGCGTGACCAAGGCCCAGGCCCAGGCCAAGGTCCAATCCGAGTCCATCCCCATAGCAAAAATCCTGAAGCTGTCAAAACTGGCATCCGATTATCGTGCTTTTGAGGCGAAGCGGAAGCTCTGTGATTCCTACGATTTGTTTTTTGCAGAGAAGAATATTGTCCCGTTGCTTCCTCGGCTACTTGGGAAGCAATTTTTCAAGAAGAGGAAGTTGCCGGTGCCGGTGGATCTGAAGAAGAGTAACTGGAAGGAGCAGGTGGAGAGGGCGTGCTCGTCCGCGATGCTGTTCATGCGGACCGGCACGTGTAGCGTTGTTAGGGTTGCAAAGGTGGGGATGGAGAGAGACTCAATTGTGGAGAATGTGATGGCTGCGGTTGAGGGGATTGTGGAGGTTGTGCCGAAGAAGTGGGGGAATGTGCGGTCGCTGCATCTGAAGCTGTTGGAGAGTGTGGCGTTGCCTGTGTATCAGGTTGTTCCGGATTTGAAGTTGAGGATTGAGGGTGCTAACGAGCAGGCTGAgataaaagagaagaagaagaagaggaaaaacgATGAGGAGGTTCGTGAATCGGCAAAGAAGAAGGGGAGGATTCATGAAGTTAGGTATATGGATGAGAATGGTGGTGAGGATGAGATTGAAAATGAATTGACGAGTGATGATGGTGGTGGCGATGACAATGTGGatgagaagaggaagagaggggTTTCGAGTGTGTTGAATGGTGAGAAGAGGTTGAAGAAATCGTCTGGTGTCaaggagaagaggaaaaagggGAAGAGTGAAAGTGAGTTGGTTGCTGAGGATAAGGAATCTAGTGCCAAggacaagaagaaaaaggtgaagAGTGGGAGTGAATTGGTTATTAGGGATGAAGAATCTGGCgtgaagaagacgaagaaaggggaattgaagaagatgaaaacaGGGGAAGTGAAGGTGAAGGCAGTGAAAAGTGTGAAGGCTAAGAAAAGTAAGAAGGCCTAG